From one Novosphingobium sp. genomic stretch:
- the aroQ gene encoding type II 3-dehydroquinate dehydratase gives MTDSSPLPGTVYVLNGPNINLLGIREPHIYGHETLADINARLVTQGEKLGLTVKTFQSNHEGALIDWLHEANATGAKAVILNGGAYTHTSVALHDAIKGITVPVIEVHLSNPHKREEFRHKSYIGMAAMATIAGFGARSYTLAIEAVAAL, from the coding sequence ATGACCGACTCCAGCCCCCTCCCCGGCACCGTCTATGTTTTGAACGGCCCCAACATCAATCTGCTGGGCATCCGCGAGCCGCATATCTACGGCCATGAAACGCTGGCGGACATCAATGCGCGGCTGGTCACGCAGGGCGAAAAGCTGGGCCTGACGGTCAAAACCTTCCAATCCAACCACGAAGGCGCGCTGATCGACTGGCTGCACGAAGCCAATGCCACCGGCGCCAAGGCCGTCATCCTGAACGGCGGCGCCTACACCCACACCAGCGTCGCCCTTCACGACGCCATCAAGGGCATCACCGTGCCGGTGATCGAGGTTCACCTCTCAAACCCCCACAAGCGCGAGGAATTCCGCCACAAGAGCTATATCGGCATGGCCGCCATGGCTACGATTGCGGGTTTCGGCGCAAGGTCCTATACGCTGGCGATCGAAGCCGTGGCAGCGCTGTAA
- the yajC gene encoding preprotein translocase subunit YajC: MTVSLLPVLAAASADSPPAWLQFLPFIGMGLVMWFFLLRPQMQQQKQQKAKLEALKKGDQVLTGGGFIGKVVKVDADYVDVELAPGLKVKALKSTIGDVIPPAGSAPAND; the protein is encoded by the coding sequence ATGACCGTTTCCCTCTTGCCCGTGCTGGCCGCCGCCTCTGCCGACAGCCCGCCTGCCTGGCTGCAGTTCCTGCCCTTTATCGGCATGGGTCTGGTCATGTGGTTCTTCCTGCTTCGTCCGCAGATGCAGCAGCAGAAGCAGCAGAAGGCCAAGCTGGAAGCGCTCAAGAAGGGCGATCAGGTGCTGACCGGTGGTGGTTTCATCGGCAAGGTGGTGAAGGTCGATGCCGATTACGTCGATGTCGAACTGGCGCCGGGCCTGAAGGTCAAGGCGCTCAAGTCGACGATCGGCGATGTGATCCCGCCCGCCGGCAGCGCCCCTGCCAACGACTGA
- the accC gene encoding acetyl-CoA carboxylase biotin carboxylase subunit, which produces MAIKRILIANRGEIALRILRAAHEMGIETVAVHSTADADAMHVRLATNAVCIGPPAAKDSYLNVAAIISAAEITGADAIHPGYGFLSENARFAEIVEAHGITWIGPKPEHIRTMGDKVTAKKTAGDLGMPLVPGSAGAVSDVEEAQQIAEEIGYPVIIKAASGGGGRGMKVCERPEDLETLMQQAGSEAKAAFGDATVYIEKYLGNPRHIEFQIFGDGKGEAIHLGERDCSLQRRHQKVLEEAPSPVITPEERARMGGIVAKAMADMGYRGAGTIEFLWEKGEFYFIEMNTRLQVEHPVTEAITGLDLVREQIRIADGQPLSVKQEDVEFRGHAIECRINAEDPWTFAPSPGKVENYHASGGLHVRVDSGLYAGYRIPPYYDSMIAKLIVYGRTREGCIMRLKRALEEMVIEGPKTSIPLHQALLQEPDFRSGDYTIKWLEEWLAKKAH; this is translated from the coding sequence ATGGCCATCAAACGCATCCTGATCGCCAACCGGGGCGAAATCGCTCTGCGCATCCTGCGGGCCGCGCATGAAATGGGCATCGAGACGGTGGCGGTCCATTCCACCGCCGACGCCGATGCCATGCATGTGCGCCTGGCCACCAATGCCGTGTGCATCGGGCCGCCCGCCGCCAAGGACAGCTATCTCAACGTCGCCGCCATCATCAGCGCGGCCGAGATCACCGGCGCGGATGCGATCCACCCCGGCTATGGCTTCCTGTCGGAAAATGCCCGCTTCGCCGAGATCGTCGAAGCGCACGGCATCACCTGGATCGGCCCCAAGCCCGAGCATATCCGCACCATGGGTGACAAGGTCACCGCCAAGAAGACGGCGGGCGATCTGGGCATGCCTCTGGTGCCCGGTTCGGCTGGCGCGGTCTCGGATGTGGAAGAGGCTCAGCAGATCGCCGAGGAGATCGGCTATCCCGTGATCATCAAGGCCGCCAGCGGCGGCGGCGGTCGCGGCATGAAGGTGTGTGAGCGCCCCGAAGACCTCGAAACGCTGATGCAGCAGGCCGGGTCCGAGGCGAAGGCCGCTTTCGGCGATGCCACGGTCTATATCGAGAAGTATCTCGGCAATCCGCGCCATATCGAATTCCAGATCTTCGGCGACGGCAAGGGTGAAGCCATTCACCTGGGCGAGCGCGACTGTTCGCTGCAGCGCCGCCACCAGAAGGTGCTGGAAGAGGCCCCCTCGCCCGTCATCACGCCGGAAGAGCGCGCGCGCATGGGCGGCATCGTGGCCAAGGCCATGGCCGACATGGGCTATCGCGGCGCGGGCACCATCGAGTTCCTGTGGGAAAAGGGCGAGTTCTACTTCATCGAGATGAACACCCGTCTGCAGGTGGAGCATCCGGTCACCGAAGCCATCACCGGCCTCGATCTGGTGCGCGAGCAGATCCGCATCGCCGACGGCCAGCCGCTCTCGGTGAAGCAGGAGGATGTGGAATTCCGCGGCCATGCCATCGAATGCCGCATCAACGCCGAGGATCCCTGGACCTTTGCGCCCTCGCCCGGCAAGGTGGAGAACTACCACGCCTCGGGCGGCCTGCATGTGCGTGTGGATAGCGGCCTGTATGCGGGTTATCGCATTCCGCCCTACTACGATTCGATGATCGCCAAGCTGATCGTCTATGGCCGCACGCGCGAGGGCTGCATCATGCGCCTGAAGCGCGCTTTGGAAGAGATGGTGATCGAGGGGCCGAAGACCTCGATTCCGTTGCATCAGGCCCTGTTGCAGGAGCCCGATTTCCGCAGCGGCGACTACACCATCAAGTGGCTGGAAGAGTGGTTGGCCAAGAAGGCCCATTAA
- a CDS encoding methyl-accepting chemotaxis protein, with product MPGPQRLKTLSSKLSFRAAVVIAVIVSVSLLITSVIFEASARRQARQISQVVAVQAAAEVRAEFRETIGVISGEQAAFKAARAAGLRDRAYYREIMRNTLADNPDLLGTWTIWKPDAFDGHDKDFVHEVAHDKTGRFIPYWHHDAQGRLALDPVKDYLQGPSSDFYYQSLRSPGPILIEPYPYMVGNRPVLMTSVEWPIIEGGHAVAVIGGDRALDDLQTLVGRIRVPFGGRITLLSATRLYVYNADRKLLGKQGPKSSGDFAIVNDPVLGPVMRVETPVRFPGFKEQWAAQVDLPMSAVMAPARRTQMMLLLTAVVLIGLLIWQFDRTARRVVGLPLEAVRGDMAALAGGDLAAPAQASSDTREIAQMQAALEVFRDNAIAKRHVEDEQARAVAALAQCLSRIAQGDLTATLEGRFDGMFAQLQADFNRAMQRVGTAFAAVSESTGAVNVGSEEIRSASRDLAERTERQALGLAQMTQAVKDINAQAQQTTRSARQATAVIDQFRGEVDAGGTVIRQAMESMHAMQRSSSEIAEIIWVIEGIAFQTNLLALNAGVEAARAGEAGRGFAVVASEVRALAVRSSQAAADIKTKIGAGIRQVETGVGLVDHMEQALDRITARMGEISDLAQSISAASEVQLSSVSAANANMEHMGGFTRQNAAMVEECAAAADNLSQLAGDLAEQMKQFRIAHRHGMAMTLAA from the coding sequence ATGCCCGGCCCGCAACGGCTCAAGACCCTATCCTCGAAGCTGAGTTTCCGGGCCGCCGTGGTGATTGCGGTGATCGTCTCGGTGTCGCTGCTCATCACCTCGGTCATCTTCGAGGCCTCTGCCCGCCGTCAGGCGCGCCAGATCAGCCAGGTCGTCGCCGTGCAGGCCGCCGCCGAGGTGCGCGCCGAATTCCGCGAGACCATCGGCGTGATCTCGGGCGAGCAGGCCGCCTTCAAGGCCGCCCGCGCGGCAGGCCTGCGCGACCGCGCCTATTACCGCGAGATCATGCGCAACACGTTGGCCGACAACCCCGATCTGCTGGGCACATGGACGATCTGGAAGCCCGATGCCTTCGACGGTCATGACAAGGATTTCGTGCATGAGGTGGCCCATGACAAGACCGGCCGCTTCATCCCCTATTGGCATCATGATGCCCAGGGCAGGCTGGCCCTCGATCCGGTCAAGGATTACCTGCAAGGCCCCTCCTCCGATTTCTACTATCAGTCGCTGCGCAGCCCCGGCCCGATCCTGATCGAGCCCTATCCCTATATGGTCGGCAACCGGCCGGTGCTGATGACCTCGGTCGAATGGCCGATCATCGAAGGTGGCCACGCCGTCGCGGTGATCGGCGGCGACCGCGCGCTCGATGATCTGCAGACGCTGGTCGGCCGCATCCGGGTGCCGTTCGGCGGGCGGATCACCCTGCTCTCGGCCACGCGCCTTTATGTCTACAATGCGGACAGGAAGCTGCTCGGCAAGCAGGGGCCCAAGAGCAGCGGCGACTTCGCCATCGTCAATGATCCGGTGCTGGGCCCGGTGATGCGGGTCGAGACGCCGGTGCGCTTCCCCGGCTTCAAGGAGCAATGGGCCGCGCAGGTCGACCTGCCGATGTCCGCCGTGATGGCTCCGGCCCGCCGCACCCAGATGATGTTGCTGCTGACCGCCGTGGTGTTGATCGGCTTGCTGATCTGGCAGTTCGACCGCACGGCGCGGCGTGTCGTCGGCCTGCCGCTGGAGGCGGTGCGCGGCGATATGGCGGCGCTGGCCGGAGGCGATCTGGCCGCGCCTGCGCAGGCTTCGAGCGACACGCGCGAAATCGCCCAGATGCAGGCCGCGCTGGAGGTCTTCCGGGACAATGCCATCGCCAAGCGCCACGTCGAGGATGAGCAGGCCCGCGCCGTCGCCGCGCTGGCGCAGTGCCTCTCCCGCATCGCACAGGGCGATCTGACCGCCACGCTGGAAGGCCGCTTCGATGGCATGTTCGCGCAGTTGCAGGCCGATTTCAACCGGGCGATGCAGCGGGTCGGCACCGCTTTCGCCGCCGTGTCGGAGAGCACCGGCGCGGTCAATGTCGGCTCCGAGGAAATCCGCTCCGCCTCGCGCGATCTGGCCGAGCGGACCGAGCGGCAGGCCCTTGGCCTCGCGCAGATGACGCAGGCGGTGAAGGACATCAACGCGCAGGCACAGCAGACGACGCGCTCCGCCCGGCAGGCCACCGCCGTGATCGACCAGTTCCGCGGCGAGGTCGATGCGGGCGGCACGGTGATCCGTCAGGCCATGGAATCCATGCATGCCATGCAGCGCTCCTCCTCCGAAATCGCCGAGATCATCTGGGTGATCGAGGGCATCGCCTTCCAGACCAACCTTCTGGCGCTCAACGCCGGGGTCGAGGCGGCCCGCGCGGGCGAGGCAGGCCGGGGCTTTGCGGTGGTGGCCAGCGAGGTCCGCGCGCTGGCGGTGCGCTCATCCCAGGCCGCCGCCGACATCAAGACGAAGATCGGTGCCGGCATCCGTCAGGTCGAGACCGGCGTGGGGCTGGTCGACCATATGGAGCAGGCGCTCGACCGCATCACCGCGCGCATGGGCGAGATCAGCGATCTGGCGCAGAGCATCTCGGCCGCCAGCGAGGTGCAGCTCAGCAGCGTCAGTGCCGCCAACGCCAATATGGAGCATATGGGCGGCTTCACCCGGCAAAACGCCGCCATGGTGGAAGAATGCGCCGCCGCCGCCGACAATCTGTCGCAATTGGCCGGGGACCTGGCCGAGCAGATGAAGCAGTTCAGAATCGCACATCGGCATGGGATGGCGATGACTTTGGCGGCTTGA
- the tpiA gene encoding triose-phosphate isomerase: MSRQAARRPWIVGNWKMHGMRSSLATVREIDAAAQACDGVDVALALPFTLIHAGAQAAGHIAIGGQTCNALPDGPYTGEISAPMLLDAGAGFVILGHSERRTGFGETDEIVRDKLGAALGSGLRALLCVGESRDERETGLAGETVRRQVSHALAAIAGDPEASARLAIAYEPVWAIGTGLLPDADAIAAMHALIRETLRAVPGVAADRVPILYGGSVHEGNAGEILRIPDVDGALVGHASLEAGRFAAIIRAAQRG, encoded by the coding sequence ATGAGCAGGCAGGCGGCACGGCGACCATGGATCGTCGGCAATTGGAAAATGCACGGGATGCGTTCCTCGCTCGCCACCGTTCGTGAGATCGACGCGGCCGCGCAGGCTTGTGATGGAGTCGATGTCGCGCTGGCGCTGCCGTTTACGCTGATCCATGCCGGGGCGCAGGCGGCGGGGCACATCGCGATCGGCGGCCAGACCTGCAACGCCCTGCCCGATGGCCCCTACACCGGCGAGATTTCAGCCCCGATGCTGCTCGACGCCGGTGCCGGCTTCGTCATTCTGGGCCATTCGGAGCGCCGCACCGGCTTTGGCGAAACCGACGAGATCGTGCGCGACAAGCTGGGCGCCGCGCTGGGCAGCGGGCTGCGGGCGCTGCTCTGCGTGGGCGAAAGCCGGGACGAGCGCGAGACCGGGCTGGCCGGGGAGACGGTGCGGCGGCAGGTGTCTCATGCTCTGGCCGCCATCGCGGGCGATCCCGAAGCCAGCGCGCGGCTGGCCATCGCCTATGAGCCGGTCTGGGCGATCGGCACCGGCCTGCTGCCCGATGCGGACGCCATCGCCGCCATGCATGCCCTTATTCGCGAAACGCTGCGGGCGGTGCCGGGCGTGGCGGCGGATCGCGTGCCCATCCTTTACGGCGGCTCGGTTCATGAGGGCAATGCGGGCGAGATCCTGCGCATTCCCGATGTCGACGGCGCTCTGGTCGGCCATGCCAGCCTCGAGGCCGGGCGCTTCGCCGCCATCATCCGCGCGGCACAGCGGGGATGA
- a CDS encoding holin family protein, protein MPLLDTLISPVSALLDRIIPDKAQRDAAKLQLLQLQGTQELQTLQTQLSAIVAEANAADPWTSRARPSFLYVMYVIILCAIPMGVLSAFRPDMAKAIATGMNTYLEGIPSSLYTLFGTGYLGYTAARQWGKANGTDK, encoded by the coding sequence ATGCCTCTGCTCGACACGCTGATCTCGCCGGTGTCCGCCCTGCTCGACCGGATCATCCCCGACAAGGCCCAGCGCGACGCCGCCAAGCTGCAACTGCTGCAACTGCAAGGCACGCAGGAACTCCAGACGCTGCAGACCCAGCTCTCCGCCATCGTGGCCGAGGCCAATGCCGCCGATCCCTGGACCAGCCGGGCGCGGCCCAGCTTCCTCTATGTGATGTATGTCATCATCCTCTGCGCCATTCCGATGGGCGTGCTGTCCGCCTTTCGGCCCGATATGGCCAAGGCCATCGCCACGGGGATGAACACCTATCTCGAGGGCATTCCCTCCTCGCTCTACACGCTCTTCGGCACCGGCTATCTGGGTTACACCGCCGCGCGCCAATGGGGCAAAGCCAACGGAACCGACAAGTAA
- a CDS encoding Lrp/AsnC family transcriptional regulator, producing the protein MANLDQIDRRLLAELQDEGRVTNVELAQRVGLTAPPCLRRVRALEEMGVIRGYHAELDAAKLGFAITVFAMVSLKSQAEDSLRQFEDHVRQLPEVRECHMLNGEIDFILKIVSRDLQSFQEFLTSKLTPAPNVASVKTSLTIRTSKHIPGVPLEV; encoded by the coding sequence ATGGCCAATCTTGACCAGATTGATCGTCGGCTGCTCGCCGAATTGCAGGACGAAGGGCGCGTAACCAACGTCGAACTGGCGCAGCGCGTCGGCCTCACGGCGCCGCCCTGCCTGCGCCGCGTGCGCGCGCTGGAAGAAATGGGCGTGATTCGCGGTTACCATGCCGAACTCGACGCTGCCAAGCTGGGCTTTGCGATCACCGTCTTCGCCATGGTTTCGCTGAAAAGCCAGGCCGAGGACTCGCTGAGGCAGTTCGAAGATCACGTTCGCCAGCTTCCCGAAGTGCGCGAATGCCATATGCTCAATGGCGAAATCGACTTCATCCTGAAAATCGTCAGCCGCGACCTGCAGAGCTTCCAGGAGTTCCTGACCAGCAAGCTGACACCCGCGCCTAACGTGGCGAGCGTTAAGACTTCGCTGACGATCCGCACCTCGAAGCATATTCCGGGTGTGCCGTTGGAGGTTTGA
- a CDS encoding polysaccharide deacetylase family protein → MGQRFLLTVDTEEEFDWTKPLRASGHTVDTVGWITKFQEFCGGFGVVPVYLIDYPIATSPLAAEVLREPLAQGKAEIGVQLHPWVNPPHEEEVNQHNSFAGNLPYELERAKFMELHDTIERNFGVKPLIYRAGRYGTGPNTAAILKEAGIAIDTSVRSRFDYSGWGGPDYSHLGLRPWWVDEARTLMELPLTSVFAGGMRQWGQKLFPKMSRMGRMQGLMARLRLLDRIPLTPEGVTIAEALRAVDLAVAAQLPVVVLSFHSPSLSPGYTPYVRTPQDLDRMYDWWRAVFSRLIAARVKPTSVKEIMASVVLA, encoded by the coding sequence ATGGGCCAGCGCTTTCTGCTGACCGTGGACACCGAGGAAGAGTTCGACTGGACCAAGCCGCTGCGCGCCAGCGGCCACACGGTCGACACGGTGGGCTGGATCACCAAGTTTCAGGAATTTTGCGGTGGCTTCGGCGTGGTGCCGGTCTATCTGATCGACTACCCGATCGCCACCTCGCCTCTGGCCGCCGAGGTGCTGCGCGAGCCGCTGGCGCAGGGCAAGGCCGAGATCGGGGTGCAGCTTCACCCCTGGGTCAACCCGCCGCATGAGGAAGAGGTCAACCAGCACAACAGCTTCGCGGGCAATCTTCCCTACGAACTTGAACGCGCCAAGTTCATGGAGCTGCACGACACGATCGAGCGCAATTTCGGCGTCAAGCCGCTGATCTATCGCGCCGGGCGCTATGGCACCGGCCCCAACACCGCCGCCATCCTGAAGGAGGCGGGGATTGCCATCGACACATCGGTGCGCTCGCGCTTCGACTATTCGGGCTGGGGCGGGCCGGATTACAGCCATCTGGGCCTGCGCCCCTGGTGGGTGGACGAAGCGCGCACGCTGATGGAATTGCCGCTGACCTCGGTCTTCGCCGGGGGCATGCGGCAATGGGGGCAGAAGCTGTTCCCGAAAATGTCGCGCATGGGGCGGATGCAGGGGCTGATGGCCCGCCTGCGCCTGCTCGACCGCATTCCGCTGACCCCAGAGGGCGTAACCATCGCCGAGGCCTTGCGCGCGGTCGATCTGGCGGTGGCGGCGCAATTGCCGGTGGTGGTGCTGTCGTTCCACAGCCCGTCGCTGAGCCCCGGCTACACGCCCTATGTCCGCACGCCTCAGGATCTGGACCGCATGTATGACTGGTGGCGCGCGGTGTTCAGCCGCCTGATCGCGGCGCGGGTCAAGCCGACATCGGTGAAAGAGATCATGGCATCGGTGGTGCTTGCCTGA
- the accB gene encoding acetyl-CoA carboxylase biotin carboxyl carrier protein produces the protein MSDDNNTGRDGKTGDLGMNIDGTLVRELAELLAETNLTEIEVADGDRKIRVVRGAPQMVAAAPVAYAPAPAAAAPVAAAPAAAAEPAIDGKAVKSPMVGTAYLAAEPGAPDFVSVGKTVKAGDTLLIVEAMKVMNPITAPAAGTVKAILIDNGQPVEFDQPLVVIG, from the coding sequence ATGAGCGACGACAACAACACGGGCCGCGACGGCAAGACCGGCGACCTGGGCATGAATATCGACGGCACGCTGGTGCGCGAACTGGCTGAACTGCTGGCCGAAACCAACCTGACCGAGATCGAGGTCGCCGATGGCGATCGCAAGATCCGCGTCGTGCGTGGCGCTCCCCAGATGGTGGCTGCTGCCCCCGTGGCCTATGCGCCCGCACCGGCCGCCGCCGCACCCGTGGCTGCGGCCCCCGCCGCTGCCGCCGAGCCCGCCATCGACGGCAAGGCCGTGAAGTCGCCCATGGTCGGCACCGCCTATCTGGCCGCCGAGCCCGGCGCTCCCGACTTCGTCAGCGTGGGCAAGACCGTCAAGGCCGGCGACACGCTGCTGATCGTGGAAGCCATGAAGGTGATGAACCCCATCACCGCTCCTGCCGCCGGCACGGTCAAGGCCATTCTGATCGACAACGGCCAGCCGGTCGAATTCGACCAGCCTCTGGTGGTGATCGGCTAA
- a CDS encoding histidine kinase dimerization/phospho-acceptor domain-containing protein has translation MLYDDRLATVLRLVPMGASVARIQLRQLIDLLGTMPAEARGDLVDAAYRRLGELAGHIPVADRARMLGQPGQRLRSPRLMAALCAMEPAVAGAAIRSADLGEEQWLDLIPALPLHARGLLRERTDLPPRARALLTRLGIAERGLPAPEAPVAAETTPPVKFASVEPIVPQPAAPAEPELTLTAELEAPPPPPSGVDSIGAIVRRIEAFRRARVAAPVSDAPQLPLDGDVTPFNPIRAFDFTSDTEGRITWAEGGMAPMVVGHLLAHHPALALAVRQHQPFRAISVALEGAQGVTGEWQVDAVPRFDPLSGRFVGHIGRMRRPPVSEVHKAPASADGDRLRQVLHELRTPVNAIQGFAEIIQQQLFGPTPHEYRALAAVIAADSARMLAGFEELERFARLDSGAMELASGACDMAECLKAALARLTPQAQARGLHMVLSGADSTMPVALPALEAERLIWRLLAALSSHAVADEQLTISLTQAPEQAGGQIAITMSLPAALAGLGNVGLFHAGAGDGHGQGGAPWAGMFGTGFALRLAAAEARAAGGRLLRENAMLSIHLPGLTRMPLEPSEGHPGDKGQSASSAA, from the coding sequence ATGCTGTATGATGATCGCCTTGCCACGGTGCTGCGCCTAGTCCCCATGGGGGCCAGTGTTGCGCGCATCCAGCTTCGCCAGTTGATCGATCTGCTGGGCACCATGCCCGCGGAGGCGCGCGGCGATCTGGTGGATGCCGCCTATCGCCGGCTGGGCGAACTGGCGGGGCATATCCCTGTGGCCGATCGCGCGCGCATGCTGGGCCAGCCGGGGCAGCGCCTGCGCTCGCCGCGTTTGATGGCGGCGCTCTGCGCGATGGAGCCTGCGGTGGCGGGCGCCGCGATCCGCTCGGCCGATCTGGGCGAGGAGCAATGGCTCGATCTGATTCCCGCGCTGCCGCTGCATGCGCGGGGGCTTCTGCGTGAGCGGACCGATCTGCCGCCCCGCGCCCGCGCGCTGCTGACGCGTCTGGGCATTGCCGAAAGAGGCCTGCCCGCACCGGAAGCGCCCGTCGCTGCCGAAACCACGCCACCGGTGAAGTTTGCTTCCGTCGAGCCCATCGTACCGCAACCCGCCGCCCCGGCAGAGCCCGAACTCACCCTCACCGCCGAGCTTGAGGCCCCGCCTCCGCCCCCATCGGGCGTCGACAGCATCGGCGCCATCGTCCGCCGCATCGAGGCCTTCCGCCGCGCCCGTGTCGCCGCCCCGGTCAGCGACGCGCCCCAGCTTCCGCTCGATGGCGATGTCACCCCCTTCAACCCGATCCGCGCCTTCGATTTCACCAGCGACACCGAAGGACGCATCACCTGGGCCGAAGGCGGCATGGCGCCGATGGTGGTCGGCCATCTGCTGGCGCATCATCCCGCTCTGGCGCTGGCCGTGCGCCAGCATCAGCCGTTCCGCGCGATCTCTGTCGCGCTGGAGGGCGCCCAGGGCGTCACCGGCGAATGGCAGGTCGATGCCGTGCCCCGCTTCGATCCGCTGAGCGGGCGCTTCGTCGGCCATATCGGCCGCATGCGCCGCCCCCCGGTCAGCGAGGTCCACAAGGCCCCGGCCTCCGCCGATGGCGACCGGCTGCGTCAGGTGCTTCATGAATTGCGCACGCCGGTCAACGCCATCCAGGGCTTTGCCGAGATCATCCAGCAGCAGCTTTTCGGCCCCACGCCGCATGAATATCGCGCTCTGGCCGCCGTCATCGCAGCCGACAGCGCGCGCATGCTGGCAGGGTTTGAGGAGCTGGAGCGCTTCGCCCGCCTCGACAGCGGCGCGATGGAACTGGCCAGCGGCGCCTGCGACATGGCCGAATGTCTGAAGGCCGCGCTGGCCCGCCTGACCCCGCAAGCACAGGCGCGCGGGCTGCATATGGTGCTCTCGGGCGCGGACAGCACCATGCCCGTCGCCCTGCCCGCGCTGGAGGCCGAAAGGCTGATCTGGCGCCTGCTCGCCGCGCTCTCCAGCCATGCGGTGGCGGACGAGCAATTGACGATTTCGCTCACTCAGGCGCCGGAACAGGCCGGTGGCCAGATCGCCATCACCATGTCGCTGCCCGCCGCTCTGGCCGGGCTCGGCAATGTCGGGCTGTTCCACGCTGGCGCCGGTGACGGCCATGGCCAGGGCGGCGCGCCATGGGCCGGCATGTTCGGCACCGGCTTCGCCCTGCGCCTCGCCGCCGCCGAAGCACGCGCGGCCGGCGGGCGGCTGCTGCGGGAGAATGCCATGCTGTCCATACATTTGCCGGGGTTGACCCGCATGCCGCTGGAACCTAGCGAAGGGCATCCCGGCGACAAGGGACAGTCCGCAAGCTCTGCGGCCTGA
- a CDS encoding FAD-dependent oxidoreductase: protein MSQKDIVIVGGGHAGAQCAIALRQGGFTGSIALIGREHEPPYERPPLSKEYFAREKTFERLYIRPPQFWTEKEIELLLGVEVTRVDPQAHTVTLSTGEDVTYGQLVWAAGGDPRRLSGEGADLAGVHAVRTREDCDRLMGEVDGGVKNIAVIGGGYIGLEAAAVLTKLGCHVTLLEAAPRVLARVAGEELSAFYEAEHRAHGVDLRTDVSVAGLIGQGRVRGVKLADGSEIPADAVIVGIGIIAAVAPLIEAGAAGANGVDVDELCRTSLPDIYAIGDCASFACEYAGGAVMRVESVQNANDQATCVAKAILGNPAPYKAFPWFWSNQYDLKLQTAGLSVGHDRTVLRGSPESRSFSVIYLKGGRMIAIDSVNVVKDYVQGRKLIEASASPDPEKLADTGIPLKELL, encoded by the coding sequence ATGAGCCAAAAAGACATCGTGATCGTCGGCGGGGGCCATGCAGGCGCGCAATGCGCCATTGCCCTGCGTCAGGGGGGATTTACCGGCAGCATCGCGCTGATCGGGCGCGAGCATGAGCCGCCCTATGAGCGCCCGCCGCTCTCCAAGGAATATTTCGCCCGCGAGAAAACCTTCGAGCGACTCTATATCCGCCCGCCCCAGTTCTGGACCGAGAAGGAGATCGAGCTGCTGCTGGGCGTGGAAGTCACCAGGGTCGATCCGCAAGCGCACACTGTTACCCTCTCCACCGGCGAAGATGTCACCTATGGCCAGTTGGTCTGGGCGGCAGGCGGCGATCCGCGCCGCCTCTCGGGCGAAGGCGCCGATCTGGCGGGCGTCCATGCCGTGCGTACCCGCGAGGATTGCGATCGCCTGATGGGCGAAGTCGATGGCGGCGTGAAAAACATCGCGGTGATCGGCGGCGGCTATATCGGCCTTGAGGCGGCCGCCGTGCTCACCAAACTGGGCTGCCATGTCACCCTGCTGGAGGCCGCGCCGCGCGTGCTGGCCCGCGTGGCCGGCGAGGAACTCTCCGCCTTTTATGAAGCCGAGCATCGCGCTCATGGCGTCGATCTGCGCACCGATGTCAGCGTGGCCGGGCTGATCGGCCAAGGCCGCGTGCGCGGTGTCAAGCTCGCCGATGGCAGCGAAATCCCCGCCGATGCGGTGATCGTGGGCATCGGCATCATCGCCGCCGTGGCGCCGCTGATCGAGGCGGGCGCGGCGGGCGCCAATGGCGTGGATGTGGATGAGTTGTGCCGCACCTCCCTGCCCGACATCTATGCCATCGGCGACTGCGCCAGCTTCGCCTGCGAATATGCGGGCGGCGCGGTGATGCGCGTCGAATCGGTGCAGAACGCCAATGATCAGGCCACCTGCGTCGCCAAGGCGATTCTGGGCAATCCGGCGCCTTACAAGGCGTTCCCGTGGTTCTGGTCGAACCAGTATGATCTGAAACTGCAGACGGCGGGGCTCTCGGTGGGCCATGATCGCACCGTGCTGCGCGGATCGCCCGAATCGCGCAGCTTCTCGGTGATTTACCTCAAGGGTGGCCGGATGATCGCCATCGACAGCGTCAATGTGGTCAAGGACTATGTCCAGGGCCGCAAGCTGATCGAGGCAAGCGCCAGCCCCGATCCCGAAAAGCTGGCCGATACCGGGATTCCGCTCAAGGAACTGCTGTAA